In Novosphingobium kaempferiae, the DNA window CTGCTGCGCGCCGCGCTGGAGACCGGCCGCGCCGAGATCGCCCGGCGGCTCGTGGAAAAGCCCTCCGCCGGGCACGAGGTGGCCGAGGCGCAAGCGTTCCTGACCGACCAGCTGATCCGCGTGATCCACGATCACATCGTCGCCAACGTCTATCCGGCCAGCAACCGTTCCAAGGGCGAGCGGCTGACGATCATGGCGGTCGGCGGCTACGGCCGGGGCGAGATGGCGCCGCATTCCGACGTCGACATCGCCTTCCTCACCCCGATCAAGCAGACGCCGTGGTGCGAGCAGGTGATCGAGGCGATGCTCTACTTCATGTGGGATCTCTCGCTGAAGATCGGCCATTCCAGCCGCTCGCTCGACGACATGGTGCGCATGTCGAAGTCCGATCTTACGATCCGCACAGCGATGCTGGAAGGCCGCTACGTCTGGGGCGACCAGGACCTGTACGAGGAGGCGCGCGCCCGCTTCTTCAAGGACGTCGTCTCCGGCACCGAGCGTCAGTTCGTGGTCGAGAAGCTGGCCGAGCGCGAGGAGCGGCACAAGCGCATGGGCGACAGCCGTTACGTGGTCGAGCCCAATGTGAAGGAGGGCAAGGGTTCCCTGCGCGATCTCCACACGCTCTACTGGATCGGCAAGTACATCCACAAGGTCCGCTCGCCCGCCGAACTGGTCGACGTGGGACTGCTCACCGCCAAGGAATATCGCAGCTTCCGCCGCGCCGAGAACTTCTTCTGGGCGGTGCGCTGCCACCTCCACACCATCACCCGCCGCGCCGAAGACCGGCTGACCTTCGACCTCCAGCGCGAGGTGGCGGGCCGGATGAACTTCTCCGACCGTCCCGGCAAGAGCGCGGTGGAACGGTTCATGCAGATGTTCTTCCTGCAGGCCAAGGTCGTCGGCAGCCTGACCGGGGTGTTCCTCGCCCAGCTGGACGAGCAGTTCGCCAAGCGCCAGCCGCGCGGTCTCCTTGCCGGTTTCCGGGCGCGCGAACGGGTCATCAAGGGCTACAAGGTCTTCGGCGGCCGCCTGCGCGCGCCGTCGGACGACTGGTTCGCCAACGACCCCGTCCGCCTGATCGAGATCTTCGTCCTCGCCGAGCGCGAGGGGCTGGAGATCCACCCCGAGACGCTGCGCCTGATCTCGCGCGATTCGGCGCTCATCCGCGACGAGGTTCGCGACGACCGGCGCGCCAACGACCTGTTCATGGAACTGCTCACCAGCCGCCGGAACCCCGAAGTCGCGCTGCGCAGCTTCAACGAGGCGGGCGTGTTCGGGCGCTTCGTCACCGAGTTCGGCCGCGTCAACGCGCAGATGCAGTTCGACATGTACCACCACTACACGGTGGACGAGCACACCATCCGCGCCATCGGCCTCGTCTCGCGCATCGAGAAGGGGGAACTGAAGGACGACCACCCGCTCGCGCATGAGGTGATCCAGAAGATCCGCTCGCGCCGGGCGCTCTACGTCTCGGTGCTGCTCCACGACATCGCCAAGGGCCGCAAGGGCGACCACTCGGTGCTCGGCGCCGAGATCGCGCTGAAGCTGTGCCCGCGCTTCGGGCTGGACGAGGAGGAGACGGAACTCGTCTCCTGGCTGGTGCGCCACCACCTGCTGCTCTCGGCCACCGCGATGAAGCGCGACCTTTCCGACGGCAAGACCATCGCCGACTTCGTGGAAGTCGTGCAGTCGGTCGACCGCCTGCGCCAGCTGACGGTGCTCACCATCGTCGATATCCGCGCGGTCGGGCCGGGGACATGGAATTCGTGGAAGCGCCAGCTCATCGCCACGCTCTACGGCGCTGCGGAGGAACGCCTGCGCCTCGGCCACGCGGAGTTCGGGCGTCCCAAGCGGGTCGAGGCCAAGAAGGCCGCAGTGGAGGCGATGGGCGGGGACTATCCCGCGCTCATCGAGAAGGTCGGCGGCAAGCTGGGCGACGCCTACTGGATCGCCGAGCCCGAGGACGTCATCGCCCGCAACCTCGTCCAGCTCGACGCCTCGGACGACGAGCCGCTGTCGATCTCGACCGAATACTACCCCGCGCGCGGCGCGACGCTGGTGACGGTGATCGCCTCCGACCACCCCGGCCTGTTCTACCGGATCGCCGGCGGCATCCATCTTGCGGGCGGCAACATCATCGACGCGCGCATCCACACCACCCGCACCGGCCGCGCGGTGGACAACTTCCTCGTGCAGGATCCGCTGGGCCGCCCGTTCATGGAGCATGGCCAGCTGCGCCGCCTCGAATTCACCATCGAGAACGCGCTTGCCAACCGCATCAAGATCCTGCCGCAGCTGGTCGCCAAGCCCGACGCCCGCCCCCGCGCCGACGCCTTCGAGGTGCGCCCGCGCGTCCTGTTCGACAACAAGGCGTCCAACCGCTTCACCGTGGTCGAGATCAACGCGCGCGACCGCCCGGCCCTGCTCAACCGGCTGGCCCACGCGCTGTTCGAATCGAAGCTGATGGTCCACTCCGCCCACATCGCCACGTATGGCGAGCGCGCAGCGGACACCTTCTACGTCACCGACCTGCTCGGCGAGAAGATCACCGCCGTACCCCGCCTCAAAGCCATCGAACGGCGGCTGCTTGAGGCGACCAGCGAGACTTCGGTGGAAGAGGAGATGGCGTGATTGCGTCGTCCCGGACTTGATCTGGGACCGCTGACCATCTTCAGGCGCGACCTCGTTTCCTTTCCCCGTCATCCCCGCGAAGGCGGGGATCCAGCTGATGCCGGTGCAACAGGCTCCGTCAGGAGATGGGTTCCCGCCTTCGCGGGAATGACGGGTGAGATTTCAGCCAAATCCCCAAGCCGCAAGCGCTCACCTGTAGCCAGCCTCGTCATTGCGAGCGCAGCGAAGCAATCCGTGCGACATGGCGCAACGCCGGATTGCTTCGCTGAGCTCGCAATGACGAGGAAGGGGGAAAACGACGCCCGCGACGAACACCTTGCAAGGAACCTCCCCCTGCCCCACAAGTTGCCCGGATGCTGCAACGCAACAGGGTTCCTCTCGTACAGGACGGCTCCGTGAACGCACCTGATCCCGATCCCCAATCCGTACTCGTCCTGCAGGGCGGCGGCGCCCTCGGCGCCTATCAGGCCGGTGTCTACGAGGCGCTGGCCGAGCGCGACATCGTCCCCGAATGGGTCGCGGGCATATCCATCGGCGCGATCAACGCCGCGCTGATCGCGGGCAACGCCCCGCAGGACCGCCTCCCCGCGCTCAAGCGCTTCTGGCATGGCATCTCGCGGGAGTTGCAGTACAAGCTGGACGAGCCCATCGGCTTCGCCCGCCGCGCCTTCAACGAGGCTTCGGCCCAATATGCCGCGACGATGGGCCTGCCCGGCTTCTTCACCCCGCGCTGGCCGATGCCCTTGCCGGAGTGGCCGGACCACCTCTCGCGCCTCAGCTACTACGACACCACGCCGCTGCGCGGGACATTGCTGGAACTGGTGGACTTCGACCGCCTCAACCGCGCCGAAACCCGCTTCAGCGTCGGCGCGGTGAACATGCTCAACGGCAACTTCGCCTATTTCGACAACACCGAGCGCACGATCGGGCCTGAGCACATCATGGCCAGCGGCGCGCTGCCGCCGGGCTTCCCGCCGGTGGAGATCGACGGCGAATGGTACTGGGACGGCGGTCTCGTCTCCAACACGCCGCTGCAATACGTGCTCGACAACCGCTCTCTCCAAGAGATGAACGTCTACCAGGTGGACCTGTTCTCCTCGCGCGGGATCGTGCCGACGTCGATGGCCGACATCGCCCAGCGCGAGAAGGACATCCGCTATTCCAGCCGCACCCGGCTCAACACCGATACCTCCAAGGCGCTCCAGAAACTGCGCGCCGCCGCCAAGCGCCTCGCCCGCAGGCTACCCGAGGAATTTCAGGACGATCCCGACCTGACCCGCCTGCTCGACTGCCGTCCGGCGGGCGCGGTGGCGGTGATGCACCTCATCAACCGCGCGCGCGGCTACGAGACGAACTCAAAGGACTACGAGTTCTCCCGGATGACGATCGACGAGCACTGGCGCTGCGGCCATTTCGACGCCGAGCACTCGCTGCGCCACCCGGACTGGGTGAACCGCGACGTCGATCCGGACGAGATCGTCACCTTCGACCTTTCCGGCGACCGCCCGAACGCGCGCCTGCGCCGCCCGCTCGCGTCAGATTCCGGCAACGTTTCGACTTCACCCTGACCGTCATTCCCGCGCAGATGCGGATGATGGAGGGGACCATTCCCGGTTTTCCATTCGGAGAAGCAGCATGAAGCTCAAGGACAAGGTCTGCATCGTCACCGGCGCCGCCAGCGGCATCGGCAAGGCCATCGCCGACATCTACGCAGGCGAAGGCGGCAAGATCGTCATCGCCGACCTCAACCTCGACGCCGCGCAGAAGGCCGCGGACGACATCGTGGCCAGCGGCGGCACCGCCATGGCCGTCGCCATGGACGTCACCAGCGAGGAGCAGGTGAACGCGGGCGTCGCCAAGGTGGTGGAGGCATGGGGCACGGTGGACGTGCTCGTCTCCAACGCGGGCATCCAGATCGTCAACCCGGTCGAGAACTACGCCTTCTCCGACTGGAAGAAGATGCTCGCGATCCACCTCGACGGCGCGTTCCTCACCTCCAAGGCGGTGCTGCCGCACATGTATGCGCAAGGGTCGGGCTCGGTGATCTTCATGGGCTCGGTCCACTCCAAGGAGGCGAGCCCGCTCAAGAGCGCCTACGTCACCGCCAAGCACGGCCTGCTCGGCCTCAGCCGCGTGATCGCCAAGGAAGGCGGCAAGAAGGGCGTGCGCACCAACGTGATCTGCCCCGGCTTCGTGCGCACCCCGCTGGTGGACAAGCAGATCCCGGAGCAGGCCAAGGAACTCGGCATTTCCGAGGACGAGGTGATTTCGCGCGTCATGCTGGGCCAGACGGTGGACAGCGAATTCACCACCGTCGCCGACATCGCCGAAGTCGCGCTGTTCTTCGCCAGCTTCCCGACTAACGCGCTGACCGGCCAGTCGCTGGTGGCCAGCCACGGCTGGTTCATGGAGTGAGCCCAATTCCTCCCCGAGACAAGCTCGGGGAGGAATTTGCACCTCATTCGTCATTGCGAGGCGGCGAAGCCGTCGAAGCAATCCAGCGGCGCCGGACCAGTTGCGGATTGCTTCGCTCCGCTCGCAATGACGGACGGGCTTACCCGATCAGCGCTTCGGCGATCTGCACCGCGTTCAGCGCCGCGCCCTTGCGCAGGTTGTCGTTCGACAGGAACAGCGCGAGGCCGTTCTCGACGCCCGGATCCTTGCGCACGCGGCCGACGAAGACCGGATCCTTGCCGGTGGCTTCCAGCGGGTTGGGCACTTCGGTGACGACCACGCCGGGCGCCACGCCCAGCAGTTCCAGCGCGCGCTCGACGCTGATGGGGCGCTCGAACTCGGCGTTGATCGACAGCGAGTGGCCGGTGAAGACCGGGACGCGCACGCAGGTGCCCGAAACCGGCAGGCCGGGGATTTCGAGGATCTTGCGGCTCTCGTCGCGCAGCTTGATCTCTTCCTCGGTATAGCCGTCCTCGGCATAGACGTAGTTCAGCGGGACGACGTTGTGCGCCATCGGCACCGCCCACTTCTTCGCTTGCGGAAGCAGCGGCGCGGTGTCGCCCGACGCCAGTTCGCGGGTGCGGGCGCCGACGTGCTCGATCTGGCTGGCCAGAACCTCGATACCCTCGAGGCCGCCGCCCGACACCGCCTGGTAGGTGGAGACGACCAGGCGCTTCAGCCCCGCTTCCTCATGCAGCGGACGCAGTACCGGCATCGCCGCCATCGTCGTGCAGTTTGGGTTGGCGACGATGCCCTTGGGCAGGTTCGCCAGCGCATGCGGGTTCACCTCGGCGACGACCAGCGGCACTTCCGGGTCCGAACGGAACGCAGACGAATTGTCGATCACCACGGCGCCCGCCGCAGCGGCCTTGGGCGCCAGTTCCTTGGCAGTCGAACCGCCGGCCGAGAACAGCACAACGTCGAGGCCCGAGAAATCGGCGGTTGCCGCATCCTCGATCACGACGCCGTCGATCTCCTTGCCCGCCGAACGCGCCGAGGCGAACAGGCGCAGTTGGCCGACCGGGAAATTGCGCTCGGCAAGGATTTCGCGAATCATCGAACCGACGAGCCCGGTCGCGCCGACGACGCCGACGTTGAGCTTCTGACCGGGGGTGAACTTAGCTGCCATGACCTATGCGTCTCCTACTTCATTAGTGGAGCAGCGCGAGGGTCTTCGTGTCTTCATCTGGAGAACCCCGCGTGCCGTTTGCTGCGGGGTGGGTGTCGTTAGGTGCAGTTCAGTACATGCACGCCGACGCCCACCGCGCGGTCACGGTCGGTTTCGGGGTGGTAATAATGATCGGCATCACGAACATGGACGCGCCACTAGCGGCAAGCGCAGGCGGTGTAAACGGGAATTATGTTGCGCGCCGAAGCATCAGGTCCGGGACGACAACCGCTCCAGCGCAGCATCGCGGCCGATCAGCGGCAGCAGCGCCGCCATGTCTGGACCATGCTCCATCCCAGTAAGCGCCTGACGAAGCGGCAGAAACAGCGCCTTGCCCTTGCGCCCGGTGGCATCCTTCAACGCCCCGGTCAGCGCCTTCCAGATCCCCGCGTCCCAGGCCAGCGAACCCAGCATTTCCGCGGCCTGCGCGCAGTAGGCGCGGTCCTCTTCCGACAGTTCCGGCGCCGCCACCGGCCCGGTCACGACGGCCCACCAGTCCGCCGCCTCGGCCATGCGCGAAAGGTTCGGGCGAACCGCCTCCCACGCCGCCGCATCCATACCCTCAGGCAGTCGCGAAGCCACTGAATCGAAAGGTAAAGCATGGACGATCGCGGCGTTCACACGCTCCAGTTCCGCCTCGTCGAACCGCGCCGGAGCACGGCCGAACCGCGACAGGTCGAAGGCCGCCGCCAGTTCCTCCAGACCCAGCGAAGGATCGACCGGATCGCTCGTCCCCAGCCGCCCGAGCAGCGCCACCAGCGCCTGCGGCTCGATGCCCGAATCGCGGAAATGCGCGGCCCCGAGCGAACCCAGCCGCTTCGACAGCTTGCCCTCGGTCCCCACCAGGAGCGCTTCGTGCGCGAACTGCGGCACCGGCGCGCCGAGCGCGGTGAACATCTGCACTTGCGCCGCCGTGTTGGAGACGTGGTCCTCGCCCCGCAGGATGCTGGTGACACCCATCGCCACGTCGTCGATCACCGAGGGCAACATGTAGAGCCACGATCCGTCGGCGCGGCGAACGACCGGGTCGCTCATCTGCGAAGCCTCGAATTTCTGGGCCCCTCGCACCCCGTCCTCCCACGCAATCGGCTCGTCATGGTCGAGCAGGAAGCGCCAGTGCGGCAGGTCTCCGGCAGCGATCTTCGCGGCCTTCTCCTCTGTCGAGAGCTTCAGCGCCGCGCGGTCGTAGATCGGCGGAAGTCCACGCCCCAGCAGCACCTTTCGGCGCAGATCCAGTTCCTGCGGCGTCTCCCAGCACGGATAGACGCGCCCCGCCGCCTCAAGCTGCGCGAACGCCTCCTCGTAGATCGCGAAGCGCGCGGACTGGCGCTCCTCGCCCTCGGGATGGAGGCCCAGCCACGCCAGATCGGCGCGGATCGCCTCGACATACTCCTCCTTCGAGCGCGCCGCGTCGGTATCGTCGATGCGCAGCAGGAAGCGCCCGCCGGACTGTTTCGCCAACAGGAAGTTGTGCAGCGCCGTGCGGATATTGCCAACGTGGAGGTGCCCGGTGGGCGAGGGTGCGAAGCGGGTGACGGTCATGGCGCCCGCGATTACGAGGCGCAGGCGGGCAGGTCAATTTTGCCCGTAATGTCTGGGCGCAAAAGCCCACTTCGCCGCCAGCGCCGCAAACCCCGCCAGCAGGCCCCAGAACGCCGATCCCACGCCCATCAGCGAGACGCCCGAGGCCGTCGCGGCGAACGTCAGGATCGCGGCGTCGCGCTCGGTCTTCTCGACCAGCATCTGCTCGACCGCACCGGTCAGCGGGGCGATGAGGGCGATGCCCGTCAAAGCGGCGATGGCGGTGGCAGGCATGGCGAGGAAGAACAGCACCAGCGGGGTCGAGAACAGCGCCAGCACAAGGTAGAATCCCGCATAGATCACGCCCACGATCCAGCGCCCCTCTGCCTCGGGGTGCGCATCGGAGCCGGTGCAGATCGCCGCCGTGATCGCGGCAAGGTTGACGCCATGCGCCCCGAACGGCGCAAGCAGCAGGCTCGCGAGACCGGTCCCCAGCAGTAATTGGCGGGGCGGGGGCGCATAGCCCGCGGAGCGCAGCACGACGAGGCCGGGCAGGTTCTGCGACACCAGCGTCACCAGGAACAGCGGCAGCCCTACGCTCATCACCGCGCGCCAGTCGAACACCGGCACGACCGGCTCCAAAGCGCCCAGCAGCGGCCCGCCGTCAAGGCCCCGAAGGTCGCCGCGCAGCAGCAGCACGGCGATACCCGCGCACAGCACGAGCAGCAGCGCATAGAGCGGCAGCCGCTGGCGGGCGATGACGAAGACCACGAGCAGCACGCAGACCAGCAGCGCATCGCTTTCCAGCGTGCGGAACAGTTGCAGACAGAACGGCAGCAGCACGCCCGCCAGCATGGCCGAGGCGACAGAAGCCGGAATCCGCTCCGCCAGCCGCCCAAGCGCCGGGACCACCGCGAGCACGCACATCATCGCCGCGGCTGCCAGGAACGCTCCGATGGCGACGGGCCACTGCACTGTCCCGGCACTCGCCACCAGCAGCGCCGCTCCCGGCGTCGACCACGCCAGCACCACCGGCACCCGCGTGCGCAGCGACAGCAGCCCACCGCAGACCGCAATGCCGAGGCATAGCGCTGTAACCGACGAACCAACCTGTGTCGTGCTCGCGCCCAGCCCCTGCATCGCCCGGACGACCAGCGGAACGATGCCTCCGAACCCCACGACGGCGGCGATGAAGGCGGAAGTCCAGGCGGCGAGCGGCGGCATTCGTAAGATCATCGCGGCGCTATGGGCGGGTTCGGCGCGGATGGAAAGCGCGGGCTCACAATAATGCGATTGACTCGCATTTGCATGAAATCTAGGTGCTCGGCAAAAGTTCAGCAACAATGATGATGAGGGTTCATATGCGCCTGCCCGTCCGGCACGCCCTGCTCGCCACCACTCTCCTGATCGCGCCCAGCCTGTGCGGCGCGGCCCATGCCGAGGAGGCCGAGGCGGCGCCTGATCCGGCGGGCACCATCATCGTCACCGCCGGGCTGGAGCAGTCCAGTTCCGCCACGGCCCTCGCCTTGCCGGTCAAGGACACGCCGCAGTCGGTGACGATCATCGACCGCAAGCGGATCGAGGATTTCGCCATCACCAACGTCAACGACCTGCTGGAACAGGCCGTGGGCATCAACGTCGAGCGGGTCGAGACGGACCGCACCTACTTCTCCTCGCGCGGGTTCGACGTCTCGAACTTCCAGGTCGACGGCATCGGCCTGCCGCTCGCCTGGGGCATCCAGTTCGGCGACCTCGACACCGCGCTGTTCGAGAACGTGGAGATCG includes these proteins:
- a CDS encoding [protein-PII] uridylyltransferase translates to MSSVIRIPHPRSVIDRRDLVASIEAVVAECGAVKGRKAIVELLRAALETGRAEIARRLVEKPSAGHEVAEAQAFLTDQLIRVIHDHIVANVYPASNRSKGERLTIMAVGGYGRGEMAPHSDVDIAFLTPIKQTPWCEQVIEAMLYFMWDLSLKIGHSSRSLDDMVRMSKSDLTIRTAMLEGRYVWGDQDLYEEARARFFKDVVSGTERQFVVEKLAEREERHKRMGDSRYVVEPNVKEGKGSLRDLHTLYWIGKYIHKVRSPAELVDVGLLTAKEYRSFRRAENFFWAVRCHLHTITRRAEDRLTFDLQREVAGRMNFSDRPGKSAVERFMQMFFLQAKVVGSLTGVFLAQLDEQFAKRQPRGLLAGFRARERVIKGYKVFGGRLRAPSDDWFANDPVRLIEIFVLAEREGLEIHPETLRLISRDSALIRDEVRDDRRANDLFMELLTSRRNPEVALRSFNEAGVFGRFVTEFGRVNAQMQFDMYHHYTVDEHTIRAIGLVSRIEKGELKDDHPLAHEVIQKIRSRRALYVSVLLHDIAKGRKGDHSVLGAEIALKLCPRFGLDEEETELVSWLVRHHLLLSATAMKRDLSDGKTIADFVEVVQSVDRLRQLTVLTIVDIRAVGPGTWNSWKRQLIATLYGAAEERLRLGHAEFGRPKRVEAKKAAVEAMGGDYPALIEKVGGKLGDAYWIAEPEDVIARNLVQLDASDDEPLSISTEYYPARGATLVTVIASDHPGLFYRIAGGIHLAGGNIIDARIHTTRTGRAVDNFLVQDPLGRPFMEHGQLRRLEFTIENALANRIKILPQLVAKPDARPRADAFEVRPRVLFDNKASNRFTVVEINARDRPALLNRLAHALFESKLMVHSAHIATYGERAADTFYVTDLLGEKITAVPRLKAIERRLLEATSETSVEEEMA
- a CDS encoding DUF3734 domain-containing protein — encoded protein: MNAPDPDPQSVLVLQGGGALGAYQAGVYEALAERDIVPEWVAGISIGAINAALIAGNAPQDRLPALKRFWHGISRELQYKLDEPIGFARRAFNEASAQYAATMGLPGFFTPRWPMPLPEWPDHLSRLSYYDTTPLRGTLLELVDFDRLNRAETRFSVGAVNMLNGNFAYFDNTERTIGPEHIMASGALPPGFPPVEIDGEWYWDGGLVSNTPLQYVLDNRSLQEMNVYQVDLFSSRGIVPTSMADIAQREKDIRYSSRTRLNTDTSKALQKLRAAAKRLARRLPEEFQDDPDLTRLLDCRPAGAVAVMHLINRARGYETNSKDYEFSRMTIDEHWRCGHFDAEHSLRHPDWVNRDVDPDEIVTFDLSGDRPNARLRRPLASDSGNVSTSP
- a CDS encoding 3-hydroxybutyrate dehydrogenase gives rise to the protein MKLKDKVCIVTGAASGIGKAIADIYAGEGGKIVIADLNLDAAQKAADDIVASGGTAMAVAMDVTSEEQVNAGVAKVVEAWGTVDVLVSNAGIQIVNPVENYAFSDWKKMLAIHLDGAFLTSKAVLPHMYAQGSGSVIFMGSVHSKEASPLKSAYVTAKHGLLGLSRVIAKEGGKKGVRTNVICPGFVRTPLVDKQIPEQAKELGISEDEVISRVMLGQTVDSEFTTVADIAEVALFFASFPTNALTGQSLVASHGWFME
- a CDS encoding aspartate-semialdehyde dehydrogenase, producing the protein MAAKFTPGQKLNVGVVGATGLVGSMIREILAERNFPVGQLRLFASARSAGKEIDGVVIEDAATADFSGLDVVLFSAGGSTAKELAPKAAAAGAVVIDNSSAFRSDPEVPLVVAEVNPHALANLPKGIVANPNCTTMAAMPVLRPLHEEAGLKRLVVSTYQAVSGGGLEGIEVLASQIEHVGARTRELASGDTAPLLPQAKKWAVPMAHNVVPLNYVYAEDGYTEEEIKLRDESRKILEIPGLPVSGTCVRVPVFTGHSLSINAEFERPISVERALELLGVAPGVVVTEVPNPLEATGKDPVFVGRVRKDPGVENGLALFLSNDNLRKGAALNAVQIAEALIG
- the gltX gene encoding glutamate--tRNA ligase, whose product is MTVTRFAPSPTGHLHVGNIRTALHNFLLAKQSGGRFLLRIDDTDAARSKEEYVEAIRADLAWLGLHPEGEERQSARFAIYEEAFAQLEAAGRVYPCWETPQELDLRRKVLLGRGLPPIYDRAALKLSTEEKAAKIAAGDLPHWRFLLDHDEPIAWEDGVRGAQKFEASQMSDPVVRRADGSWLYMLPSVIDDVAMGVTSILRGEDHVSNTAAQVQMFTALGAPVPQFAHEALLVGTEGKLSKRLGSLGAAHFRDSGIEPQALVALLGRLGTSDPVDPSLGLEELAAAFDLSRFGRAPARFDEAELERVNAAIVHALPFDSVASRLPEGMDAAAWEAVRPNLSRMAEAADWWAVVTGPVAAPELSEEDRAYCAQAAEMLGSLAWDAGIWKALTGALKDATGRKGKALFLPLRQALTGMEHGPDMAALLPLIGRDAALERLSSRT
- a CDS encoding benzoate/H(+) symporter BenE family transporter; this encodes MILRMPPLAAWTSAFIAAVVGFGGIVPLVVRAMQGLGASTTQVGSSVTALCLGIAVCGGLLSLRTRVPVVLAWSTPGAALLVASAGTVQWPVAIGAFLAAAAMMCVLAVVPALGRLAERIPASVASAMLAGVLLPFCLQLFRTLESDALLVCVLLVVFVIARQRLPLYALLLVLCAGIAVLLLRGDLRGLDGGPLLGALEPVVPVFDWRAVMSVGLPLFLVTLVSQNLPGLVVLRSAGYAPPPRQLLLGTGLASLLLAPFGAHGVNLAAITAAICTGSDAHPEAEGRWIVGVIYAGFYLVLALFSTPLVLFFLAMPATAIAALTGIALIAPLTGAVEQMLVEKTERDAAILTFAATASGVSLMGVGSAFWGLLAGFAALAAKWAFAPRHYGQN